A portion of the Cryptomeria japonica chromosome 5, Sugi_1.0, whole genome shotgun sequence genome contains these proteins:
- the LOC131876374 gene encoding uncharacterized protein LOC131876374, whose translation MPRQKDFAWTHCTAVPGSTKVKCNWCLEEISGGIYRFKWHLSKERGNNTVICKACPTDVSYQAKQSLDGIAESKAKKARIGVELGSSSADPRMNHLGEEDGEDGSFKESGSTHNSIARGPNTGGGNTNAFFQPRTTAGSQTTLESTGWRKTVTEQAKKAIANYWYSSHTAFHASRNPYWQPMIDAIAAVGPGFQAPSCESLRVGMLKDAVEDVQDVVKQHRLQWARTGCSIMSDGWTDRRNRTLINFLVSCEIGTVFLKSVDASNMMKSTNALFEMYDVVVTDVGPQNVVQFITDNAAACVAAGRLLTDKYPSMFFTPCAAHCLDLTLEDIGKIEWVKAAFQKAHKVTKFIYNHTRVLAIMRSFTGGKELVRPGVTRFATYFLALQTLCEQKGNLRRMFVSAEWMESSFTTQANGIAVAEYMYSTTFWESIEQIVEFSEPLVKILRLVDGDKPPMGYVYEAMDRAKEVIKSKLENNRDKYMPLWDIIDRRWDGQMHTPLHAAGYFLNPLLFYKTDFLEIDAEIKQGFFKCMEKMFPDLEKFDAATIELEMYKHAKGFLSSRAAIQSRKTIQPAAWWASFGDEIPNLRWMAVRILSQPCSSSACERNWSVFEHIHSKKRNRLSQQRLNDLVFVHHNLRLKIRKSQGTIEECLPIDLDEIYPECELIAADDADDDDDDVDDDYVVADRPLVSEDFDIMRQANFRPEWVEGIRTGSCPGASSSGPPAL comes from the exons ATGCCGCGTCAAAAAGACTTTGCATGGACACATTGCACAGCAGTTCCGGGTAGCACGAAGGTCAAGTGCAATTGGTGTCTAGAAGAGATCAGTGGTggaatttatcgtttcaaatggcaTTTGTCCAAAGAACGAGGAAATAACACCGTGATATGCAAGGCATGCCCTACAGATGTCTCGTATCAGGCGAAGCAATCTCTTGACGGGATTGCTGAGAGTaaggccaaaaaggcaagaattgggGTTGAACTAGGTTCTAGTTCTGCAGATCCCAGGATGAACCATTTGGGTGAGGAGGATGGTGAAGATGGGAGTTTCAAGGAATCTGGGTCGACACATAATTCTATAGCACGTGGACCAAACACAGGTGGAGGAAACACTAATGCTTTCTTCCAACCTCGTACCACAGCaggatcacaaaccactttggagagtacaggatggaggaaaactgTCACTGAACAAGCAAAGAAGGCAATTGCTAATTATTGGTACTCCTCTCACACGGCATTTCATGCTTCCAGAAATCCATATTGGCAACCCATGATAGATGCTATTGCAGCTGTAGGTCCTGGGTTTCAAGCCCCATCTTGTGAATCATTAAGGGTTGGTATGCTGAaagatgcagtagaggatgttcaaGATGTTGTTAAACAACATCGATTGCAGTGGGCTAGAACTGGTTGCAGCATCATGTCAGATGGTTGGACAGATAGAAGGAACCGAActctcattaacttccttgtctcttgtgagattggcactgtttttttgaaatctgtggatgcatctaatatgatgaaatccacaaatgcattgtttgagatgtatgacgtggtagttacagatgtagggccacaaaatgtggttcaatttatcacaGACAATGCTGCTGCTTGTGTTGCTGCAGGGAGACTTCTGACAGATAAATATCCTTCCATGTTTTTTACACCATGTGCAgcacattgccttgatctaaccctagaggacattggaaaaattgaatgggttAAGGCGGCATTTCAGAAAGCTCACAAGGTTACCAAATTTATTTATAATCACACAAGGGTTTTGGCTATAATGCGCTCTTTCACAGGTGGCAAGGAGCTAGTTCGACCAGGAgtgacaagatttgcaacatatttccttgCATTACAAACATTATGTGAACAAAAAGGTAATTTGAGGCGAATGTTTGTTTCAGCTGAGTGGATGGAGTCTAGTTTCACAACTCAAGCAAATGGCATAGCAGTGGCAGAGTATATGTATTCTACCACATTTTGGGAATCTATTGAACAAATTGTAGAATTTTCAGAGCCTTTAGTAAAAATCTTGAGACTAGTGGATGGAGATAAACCCCCTATGGGATAtgtgtatgaggccatggatagggccaaggaggtgatAAAGAGTAAGCTGGAAAATAACAGGGATAAGTATATGCCgttgtgggacataattgataggagatgggatgGACAAATGCACACTCCTCTCCATGCTGCAGGATATTTTCTCAATCCTCTGTTATTCTATAAGACTGACTTCCTAGAAATTGATGCTGAGATCAAACAAGGCTTCTTCAAGTGCATGGAAAAAATGTTTCCTGACTTGGAAAAATTTGATGCGGCTACGATAGAGCTGGAAATGTACAAGCATGCTAAGGGCTTTCTCTCTTCTAGGGCTGCTATACAAAGCAGAAAGACAATTCAACCAG ctgcatggtgggcttcttttggagatgaaataccaaatttaaggtggatggcggtgcgtattttgagccaaccatgtagctcatcagcttgtgagcgtaattggagtgtgtttgaacacatacattctaagaaacgcaaccgcctatcacaacaacggctgaatgacttggtatttgttcatcacaacctccgcttgaagataaggaaatctcaag GAACTATTGAGGAATGCTTGCCAATTGACCTCGATGAGATATATCCAGAGTGCGAGTTGATTGCtgctgatgatgctgatgatgatgatgatgatgttgatgatgattatgttGTTGCTGATCGTCCGCTTGTgtctgaagattttgatatcatgaGGCAAGCCAACTTTCGTCCTGAATGGGTTGAAGGAATTAGGACAGGCTCTTGCCCAGGAGCTTCATCATCAGGGCCTCCtgccctctag